One window of Thermocoleostomius sinensis A174 genomic DNA carries:
- a CDS encoding dihydrolipoamide acetyltransferase family protein, whose product MINDIFMPALSSTMTEGKIVSWVKEPGDRIEKGETVVIVESDKADMDVESFHEGYLAAIVVPAGETAAVGDTIALVAETEAEIAEAQAKVGSSGSSAAPAPAQISREEGSSQGTTKPEPVAATAVVEPDSPARSNGRTIASPRARKLAKDLKVDLSTLKGSGPYGRIVAEDVEAAAGKVSAPKAPSTPATPTLAPAVTDASKAPVPVAPPVQPGQVVALNTLQQAVVRNMNASLQVPVFHVGYTITTDSLDKLYQQIKSKGVTMTALLAKAVALTLQKHPILNAFYTEQGINYRSGINVAIAVAMPDGGLITPVLQNADQVDIYSLSRTWKDLVDRSRSKQLQPEEYSTGGFTISNLGMFGVDRFDAILPPGQGAILAVGASHPQMVATADGMFGVKTQMQVNMTCDHRVIYGAQAAAFLQDLAKLIEMDVQSLTM is encoded by the coding sequence ATGATTAATGATATTTTTATGCCTGCCCTCAGTTCCACCATGACCGAAGGCAAGATTGTCTCGTGGGTAAAAGAACCGGGAGACAGAATTGAGAAGGGCGAAACCGTTGTAATTGTTGAGTCTGATAAAGCTGACATGGATGTGGAATCGTTCCATGAAGGCTATTTAGCTGCGATCGTTGTTCCAGCGGGGGAAACGGCCGCTGTCGGAGATACGATCGCCTTAGTTGCAGAGACCGAAGCCGAAATTGCCGAAGCCCAGGCAAAAGTCGGATCGTCCGGTTCGTCTGCCGCTCCTGCCCCGGCTCAAATATCTCGCGAAGAAGGCTCGTCTCAAGGAACGACCAAGCCTGAACCCGTAGCGGCTACTGCTGTTGTTGAACCTGATAGCCCAGCCCGCAGCAACGGTCGCACGATCGCTTCTCCCCGGGCCCGAAAGCTTGCCAAAGACCTGAAAGTGGATCTGTCTACGCTGAAGGGCAGTGGTCCCTACGGTCGAATTGTGGCAGAAGATGTAGAAGCGGCGGCAGGTAAAGTCAGCGCTCCCAAGGCTCCGTCTACTCCAGCAACTCCTACGCTTGCTCCAGCAGTTACGGACGCTTCCAAAGCTCCAGTTCCGGTAGCTCCTCCGGTTCAGCCTGGTCAAGTGGTGGCCCTGAACACGTTGCAACAAGCGGTCGTACGTAACATGAACGCCAGCTTGCAAGTACCTGTGTTCCATGTGGGCTATACCATTACCACCGATAGCCTAGATAAGCTGTATCAGCAAATTAAATCCAAGGGGGTGACAATGACTGCCCTGTTGGCCAAAGCGGTGGCCTTGACCTTGCAAAAGCACCCAATTCTCAACGCTTTCTATACCGAGCAAGGAATTAACTACCGCTCTGGGATCAACGTGGCGATTGCGGTAGCCATGCCGGATGGTGGCTTAATTACTCCGGTGTTGCAAAATGCCGATCAGGTTGATATCTACTCCCTGTCGCGCACCTGGAAGGACTTGGTCGATCGATCGCGCTCGAAACAACTCCAGCCAGAGGAATATAGTACGGGCGGGTTTACAATCTCGAACTTAGGAATGTTTGGGGTCGATCGCTTTGATGCGATTCTGCCACCGGGTCAAGGTGCAATTTTAGCTGTGGGGGCATCTCATCCGCAGATGGTGGCCACCGCCGATGGCATGTTTGGCGTTAAGACTCAAATGCAAGTCAACATGACCTGCGATCATCGGGTCATTTATGGGGCGCAAGCAGCGGCGTTCTTGCAAGATTTAGCCAAGCTGATTGAAATGGATGTTCAGTCGCTGACAATGTAA
- a CDS encoding NAD(P)H-dependent glycerol-3-phosphate dehydrogenase, giving the protein MATASDSTTSAIVTILGAGAWGTALAGLAQARGHQVRLWSRRGELSLEAALDKTDLVLSAISMKGVPETIERLQSLSFPTSAILVSATKGLDPATRWTPAQIWQAAFPDHSVVVLSGPNLSDEIRRGLPAATVAASHQLAAAQRVQTIFSSDRFRVYTNTDPLGTELGGTLKNVIAIAAGVCDGLQLGTNARSALITRALAELIRIGTHLGGNPETFFGLSGLGDLLATCTSALSRNYQVGYALAQGQPLSQILQKLQGTAEGVNTTNVLIDLASREAIPVPVSHQVYLLLNGKITAQQAVEALMERDLKPENKE; this is encoded by the coding sequence GTGGCTACGGCATCTGATTCAACCACCTCTGCAATCGTCACCATTTTGGGGGCAGGCGCTTGGGGCACGGCTTTGGCCGGATTGGCACAGGCGCGGGGTCATCAGGTGCGGTTGTGGTCGCGACGCGGGGAACTGAGCTTGGAGGCAGCGTTAGACAAAACTGATCTCGTGCTTTCAGCTATTTCCATGAAAGGCGTACCAGAAACGATCGAGCGCCTGCAATCACTCTCTTTCCCGACGTCGGCAATTCTAGTCAGCGCTACAAAGGGACTAGATCCAGCTACCCGCTGGACGCCAGCCCAAATTTGGCAAGCTGCCTTTCCCGATCATTCAGTTGTGGTGTTGTCAGGGCCGAATTTATCTGACGAAATTCGCCGAGGATTGCCTGCGGCAACAGTTGCCGCCAGTCATCAGTTAGCAGCGGCCCAACGAGTGCAAACCATTTTTTCATCCGATCGCTTTCGGGTCTACACCAATACCGATCCGCTAGGAACCGAATTGGGTGGAACCTTAAAGAATGTCATTGCCATTGCTGCCGGGGTGTGTGATGGGTTGCAACTCGGGACAAATGCCCGATCGGCTCTCATTACTCGTGCCCTAGCCGAACTCATTCGAATTGGTACGCATCTAGGGGGGAACCCAGAAACCTTCTTTGGTTTATCTGGGCTGGGCGATCTGCTGGCTACTTGCACCAGTGCTCTCAGCCGCAATTATCAGGTAGGGTATGCTTTGGCTCAAGGGCAACCGCTATCGCAAATCTTGCAGAAACTACAAGGCACTGCTGAAGGTGTAAATACCACAAATGTATTAATTGATCTGGCAAGCCGTGAAGCAATCCCAGTTCCTGTTTCTCATCAGGTTTACCTATTGTTAAATGGTAAGATCACAGCCCAACAAGCGGTCGAAGCACTCATGGAGCGGGATCTGAAGCCTGAGAATAAAGAGTAG
- a CDS encoding YlqD family protein, giving the protein MEVSKSHLLLKRVINIKVVVTPRWKEDMQQQLQSQINQFDSQVQKIEIQGQQAEAEIQKQSLNPAEPMVVQQLNNIRVQVNQKKSELLEKKNQILQQLQQIQLLEMEREVNYGQIEGFFRIETGDNLFRKLQVEILLRDGVVEEIRGDL; this is encoded by the coding sequence ATGGAAGTCTCCAAGTCTCATTTACTCCTTAAACGAGTTATTAATATTAAGGTGGTTGTCACTCCTCGCTGGAAGGAGGACATGCAACAGCAATTGCAAAGCCAAATCAATCAATTTGACAGCCAAGTGCAAAAGATAGAAATTCAAGGTCAGCAAGCCGAAGCCGAAATTCAAAAGCAAAGCTTGAATCCGGCTGAGCCCATGGTTGTTCAACAACTCAACAACATCCGTGTGCAAGTGAATCAAAAGAAAAGCGAGCTGTTAGAGAAGAAAAACCAGATCTTGCAACAGCTTCAGCAAATTCAACTTCTGGAAATGGAACGCGAAGTCAACTATGGACAAATTGAAGGCTTCTTCCGAATTGAAACTGGGGATAACCTATTTCGTAAGCTGCAAGTAGAAATTCTATTGCGGGATGGCGTTGTTGAAGAAATTCGGGGAGATTTGTAG
- a CDS encoding zinc-dependent dehydrogenase has translation MKAQVFRGVKQLSYEDVPVPELGADEVLVQVRVVGLCQSDIKKILYPLYEPPRIFGHETAGVIAAIGSDVTGWQVGQRVVVLHHIPCMHCAYCLNDNFSMCDVYKNITTTAGFAPSGGGFADYVKVPGHIVRHGGLIEIPKDITFEQASFVEPTNCCLKAVKKAQIQPGQTVLVTGAGPIGLMFIMLVKYFGGRAIATDLIPSRIDKALSVGAEAAFDARDADLPAKIQAMTGGMGVDVSLLAVPSEKAFFQALDCTRKGGKILFFAEFPDEVEIPINPNILYRREIDLLGSYSSSYRVQSLAADIVFNRRIDVDALVSDRYPLSELSNAVERAVSPTPDTFKILIYPDLTSTDSIV, from the coding sequence ATGAAAGCGCAGGTTTTTAGAGGGGTTAAGCAACTCAGTTATGAAGATGTGCCAGTGCCAGAACTTGGTGCAGATGAAGTACTGGTGCAAGTCCGAGTCGTAGGACTATGCCAATCTGATATCAAAAAGATTCTTTATCCACTATATGAACCACCGCGTATCTTTGGACATGAAACGGCTGGGGTCATTGCTGCAATCGGTTCTGATGTGACGGGCTGGCAAGTAGGACAGCGGGTGGTGGTGCTACATCACATTCCCTGTATGCATTGCGCCTACTGCCTGAATGACAATTTTTCCATGTGCGATGTCTATAAAAACATCACTACCACAGCAGGCTTTGCACCCAGCGGCGGTGGCTTTGCCGACTATGTGAAAGTGCCGGGTCATATTGTGCGGCATGGGGGTCTGATTGAAATTCCGAAGGACATTACCTTTGAACAAGCCAGCTTTGTCGAACCGACCAACTGTTGCTTAAAAGCTGTCAAAAAGGCGCAGATTCAACCAGGACAAACGGTTTTAGTCACGGGGGCTGGGCCGATCGGGCTGATGTTCATTATGCTGGTCAAGTATTTTGGTGGACGGGCGATCGCCACCGATCTGATTCCTTCTCGAATTGACAAGGCCCTCAGTGTTGGAGCAGAGGCAGCGTTTGATGCACGTGATGCAGATTTGCCTGCCAAAATCCAAGCTATGACTGGCGGTATGGGCGTTGATGTTAGCTTATTGGCCGTTCCCAGCGAAAAGGCTTTTTTTCAAGCGCTAGACTGTACGCGCAAAGGTGGCAAAATTCTATTTTTTGCAGAATTTCCCGACGAAGTTGAGATTCCCATCAATCCCAACATCCTCTACCGCCGCGAAATTGATTTGTTAGGTAGCTACAGTTCGTCCTATCGGGTGCAATCGCTGGCGGCTGATATTGTCTTCAACAGGCGCATTGATGTGGATGCCCTGGTGAGCGATCGCTATCCGTTGTCCGAACTATCGAACGCAGTTGAAAGGGCCGTTTCGCCAACCCCAGACACGTTCAAGATTTTAATTTATCCTGATCTGACTTCCACTGACTCGATCGTCTGA
- the rpsU gene encoding 30S ribosomal protein S21, whose amino-acid sequence MAQIILGENEGIESALRRFKRQVSKADIFADMKKNRHFETPLQKAKRKALARRKKRRFRSKP is encoded by the coding sequence ATGGCTCAAATTATTTTGGGTGAAAACGAAGGAATTGAATCAGCCTTGCGTCGCTTCAAGCGTCAAGTATCCAAGGCGGATATTTTTGCCGATATGAAGAAAAATCGTCATTTTGAGACTCCGTTACAGAAGGCAAAACGGAAGGCGCTAGCTAGACGGAAAAAGCGGCGGTTCCGTTCTAAACCTTAG
- a CDS encoding RNA recognition motif domain-containing protein has translation MSIYIGNLPYQASEEDVTEIFAEYGTVKRVQLPTDRETGRPRGFGFVEMSSDDEETAAIEALDGAEWMGRDLKVNKARPREERPARGDGGWGGGDRKRSDRRY, from the coding sequence ATGTCAATCTATATCGGAAATTTGCCCTATCAGGCAAGTGAAGAAGACGTTACCGAAATTTTTGCAGAGTACGGAACCGTCAAGCGGGTACAACTACCAACCGATCGCGAAACAGGGCGTCCGCGCGGCTTTGGATTTGTGGAAATGTCGTCTGATGACGAAGAAACGGCTGCCATCGAAGCGCTAGACGGAGCAGAATGGATGGGGCGCGATCTCAAAGTTAACAAAGCTAGACCTCGGGAAGAACGCCCAGCCCGGGGCGATGGTGGATGGGGCGGTGGTGATCGGAAGCGAAGCGATCGTCGTTACTAA